One part of the Streptomyces nigra genome encodes these proteins:
- a CDS encoding ABC transporter ATP-binding protein: MTRAISLHDVSKSYTRGVRVVDRLSLDIRPGEFLVLLGPSGCGKSTVLRMIAGLEEIDEGELLLDGEHANELLPAERRMAMVFQNFALYPSMTSRDNIGFPLRIETPGADPRPRVEATARMLGIEELLDRFPGQLSGGERQRVAMGRAIARRPTAFLMDEPLSNLDAKLRNHLRAEISGLTRTLGVTTVYVTHDQAEAMSLGDRVAVLRGGVLQQVGTPRTVYALPRNVFVAAFIGTPRINLLRGVVRAPLDGAMTISLGKQFLRLPEPLSLDHQLLRVQQGREVIVGLRSEAVRIGDRSAARPGEALITGLVEHVEFQGHEVLVHFNTGSRPAVVPDLEAPRPAPTGRRRRRDGGTVLERLRGRAGALRAGPVVAVEEPAAPAIEPAPPEGRLPGDLIVRTTPDYALRHGMQVPLLVDIAHLFVFDQHGDRICPAPARLPDLEE; the protein is encoded by the coding sequence ATGACACGCGCCATCTCTCTGCACGACGTGAGCAAGTCGTACACGCGGGGCGTCCGCGTCGTCGACCGGCTCTCCCTGGACATCCGGCCCGGCGAGTTCCTCGTCCTCCTCGGGCCCTCCGGCTGCGGCAAGTCCACCGTGCTCCGCATGATCGCCGGTCTGGAGGAGATCGACGAGGGCGAGCTGCTGCTGGACGGCGAGCACGCCAACGAACTGCTGCCCGCGGAGCGCCGGATGGCCATGGTCTTCCAGAACTTCGCGCTGTACCCGAGCATGACCAGCCGCGACAACATCGGCTTCCCGCTGCGCATCGAGACACCCGGCGCCGATCCGCGCCCCCGGGTCGAGGCCACCGCCCGCATGCTCGGCATCGAAGAGCTGCTCGACCGCTTCCCCGGCCAGCTCTCCGGCGGCGAACGCCAGCGCGTCGCCATGGGCCGCGCCATCGCCCGCCGCCCCACCGCGTTCCTGATGGACGAGCCGCTGTCCAACCTCGACGCCAAGCTCCGCAACCATCTGCGCGCCGAGATATCGGGCCTGACCCGCACCCTCGGCGTCACCACCGTCTACGTCACCCACGACCAGGCCGAGGCCATGTCGCTCGGCGACCGGGTCGCCGTCCTGCGCGGCGGCGTCCTCCAGCAGGTCGGCACCCCGCGCACGGTGTACGCGCTGCCCCGCAACGTCTTCGTCGCCGCCTTCATCGGCACCCCGCGCATCAACCTGCTGCGCGGCGTCGTCCGCGCGCCGCTCGACGGCGCCATGACCATCAGCCTCGGCAAGCAGTTCCTGCGGCTGCCCGAACCCCTCAGCCTCGACCACCAGTTGCTCCGGGTCCAGCAGGGCCGCGAGGTCATCGTGGGCCTGCGCTCGGAGGCCGTGCGGATCGGCGACCGGTCCGCCGCCCGGCCCGGGGAGGCGCTCATCACGGGCCTGGTCGAGCATGTGGAGTTCCAGGGGCACGAGGTGCTGGTCCACTTCAACACCGGCTCCCGGCCCGCCGTCGTCCCCGATCTGGAGGCGCCGCGCCCCGCCCCGACCGGACGCCGGCGCCGCCGCGACGGCGGCACGGTGCTGGAGCGGCTGCGCGGCCGGGCGGGCGCCCTGCGGGCCGGTCCCGTGGTCGCGGTGGAGGAACCCGCCGCCCCCGCCATCGAGCCGGCGCCGCCCGAGGGGCGGCTCCCGGGCGACCTCATCGTGCGCACCACGCCCGACTACGCGCTGCGGCACGGCATGCAGGTGCCGCTGCTCGTCGACATCGCCCACCTGTTCGTCTTCGACCAGCACGGGGATCGCATCTGCCCCGCCCCGGCGCGGCTGCCGGACCTGGAGGAGTGA
- a CDS encoding class F sortase, whose amino-acid sequence MARRRRRPWYRRRPYRLARTAVLTAVLVMGADKVVHREGHGAGTAAPAPEPGAVEAGDARPGVAGPGASPDPSPGSPTPAPSPVRTSAAPRAEAASPRPAPRTLPRSRATRIVIPYIGVDAALMDLGLDSERRLGTPPEDKPELAGWYTDGPSPGEPGTAVAVGHLDTNTGPAVFGGLGELKRGKRIEVRRADGRTAVYTVDTIKAYEKDKFPNRLVYGTRDRPELRLITCGGTYDRRTGYSGNVVVFAHLTATREPGRKG is encoded by the coding sequence ATGGCGCGTAGGCGGCGCCGGCCCTGGTACCGCAGGCGCCCCTACCGGCTGGCCAGGACGGCGGTCCTCACCGCCGTCCTGGTGATGGGCGCCGACAAGGTCGTCCACCGGGAGGGCCACGGAGCCGGCACGGCCGCGCCGGCTCCGGAGCCCGGGGCGGTCGAGGCCGGTGACGCGCGCCCCGGTGTCGCCGGCCCCGGCGCCTCCCCGGACCCGTCCCCGGGTTCCCCGACCCCGGCCCCGAGTCCCGTCCGTACGTCCGCCGCGCCCCGGGCCGAGGCGGCGTCCCCGCGCCCCGCGCCCCGCACACTGCCCCGCTCCCGGGCCACCCGCATCGTCATCCCGTACATCGGCGTCGACGCAGCGCTCATGGACCTGGGGCTGGACAGCGAGCGCCGGCTGGGGACACCGCCCGAGGACAAGCCCGAACTGGCCGGCTGGTATACGGACGGGCCCTCGCCGGGGGAGCCCGGCACCGCCGTCGCCGTCGGCCACCTGGACACGAACACCGGGCCCGCCGTCTTCGGCGGCCTGGGCGAGCTGAAGCGCGGCAAGCGGATCGAGGTGCGGCGCGCCGACGGACGTACCGCCGTCTACACCGTCGACACCATCAAGGCGTACGAGAAGGACAAGTTCCCCAACCGGCTGGTGTACGGCACCCGCGACCGGCCCGAGCTGCGGCTCATCACCTGTGGCGGCACCTACGACCGCAGGACCGGCTACTCGGGCAACGTGGTGGTCTTCGCGCATCTCACGGCGACCCGCGAGCCCGGCCGTAAGGGCTGA
- a CDS encoding MFS transporter yields the protein MAPGGNRGWLLRLVIAFSFAQGAVSMARPAVSYRALALGADERAVGVIAGVYALLPLFAAVPLGRRTDHGRCAPLLPAGVVLISGGCALSGLAGSLGAMAVWSGVMGLGHLSFVIGAQSLVARQSAPHEQDRNFGHFTIGASLGQLVGPIAAGALIGGADRAHSSALALLVAGAGCAVAFSSLWRIESRTTAASRKTPGDRVPVRRILRARGVPAGIFVSLSVLSATDILTAYLPVVGEHRGIAPSVIGVLLSLRAAATIACRLVLTPLLRLLGRTALLTVTCLLGALLCAGIALPVPVWALAAMLTALGFCLGVGQPLSMTTVVQAPPDAARSTALALRLTGNRLGQVAAPASAGLVAGVAGVAAPFVMLGALLLVSAGTALRSPARPSGETEDGGPRQGPEAVLRRKSGI from the coding sequence ATGGCGCCCGGTGGGAACCGCGGCTGGCTGCTCCGCCTCGTCATCGCCTTCAGCTTCGCGCAGGGGGCGGTGTCGATGGCCCGGCCCGCCGTCTCCTACCGGGCCCTCGCGCTCGGGGCCGACGAGCGGGCGGTGGGCGTGATCGCGGGCGTGTACGCCCTGCTACCGCTGTTCGCGGCGGTCCCGCTGGGCCGCCGTACCGACCACGGGCGCTGCGCCCCGCTGCTGCCCGCCGGGGTCGTCCTGATCTCCGGGGGCTGCGCGCTGAGCGGCCTGGCCGGCTCGCTGGGCGCGATGGCCGTCTGGAGCGGGGTGATGGGCCTGGGCCACCTCAGCTTCGTCATCGGCGCGCAGTCCCTCGTCGCCCGCCAGTCCGCCCCGCACGAACAGGACCGTAACTTCGGGCACTTCACCATCGGCGCCTCCCTCGGCCAGCTCGTCGGGCCGATCGCGGCGGGCGCGCTGATCGGCGGGGCGGACCGGGCGCACAGCAGCGCGCTCGCCCTGCTGGTCGCGGGCGCCGGCTGCGCGGTCGCCTTCTCCTCGCTGTGGCGCATAGAGAGCCGTACGACGGCCGCGTCCCGGAAGACACCGGGGGACCGGGTTCCCGTCCGGCGCATCCTGCGCGCCCGGGGTGTGCCGGCCGGCATCTTCGTCAGCCTCTCCGTGCTGTCCGCCACCGACATCCTCACCGCCTACCTCCCGGTGGTCGGCGAGCACCGGGGCATCGCGCCCTCCGTGATCGGGGTGCTGCTCAGCCTGCGCGCCGCGGCGACCATCGCCTGCCGCCTGGTCCTCACTCCGCTGCTGCGCCTCCTCGGCCGTACGGCCCTGCTGACGGTCACCTGTCTGCTCGGCGCCCTGCTCTGCGCGGGCATCGCGCTGCCGGTGCCGGTGTGGGCGCTCGCCGCGATGCTGACGGCGCTCGGGTTCTGCCTCGGCGTCGGCCAGCCGCTGTCGATGACGACCGTCGTCCAGGCCCCCCCCGACGCCGCCCGCTCCACCGCCCTCGCGCTGCGGCTGACCGGCAACCGGCTCGGGCAGGTCGCCGCGCCCGCGTCGGCGGGCCTGGTGGCGGGGGTGGCCGGGGTGGCGGCACCCTTCGTGATGCTGGGCGCGCTGCTGCTGGTGTCGGCGGGGACGGCCCTGCGCTCGCCCGCACGGCCGTCCGGGGAGACGGAGGACGGCGGTCCACGGCAAGGACCGGAGGCCGTATTGCGTCGAAAGAGTGGTATCTGA
- a CDS encoding citrate:proton symporter — MGRSRANVRYPLMLTILGFAMIATFLVLIMMKKMSPIAALVLIPAAFCVFVGKGAKLGDYVIDGVTGLAPTAAMLMFAIVYFGVMIDVGLFDPIVRGILRFCKADPMRIVVGTAVLAAIVSLDGDGSTTFMITVSAMYPLYKRLKMSLVVMTGVAAMANGVMNTLPWGGPTARAATALKVDAGDVFVPMIPALAVGLVAVIGLAYVLGVRERRRLGTLALDEVLVTEKETETVLVGAGGTGTPDSPAPGGGSGTTTGTTTDGTDGTDGADDERFAALDPDRPTLRPRLYWFNALLTVALLTAMIMELLPIPVLFLLGAALALSVNFPHIPDQKARLAAHADNVLNVSGMVFAAAVFTGVLQGTGMVDHMATWMVDVIPEAMGPHMALVTGVLSLPLTYFMSNDGFYFGVLPVLAEAGAAHGVTPLEMARASLVGQPLHMSSPLVPAVYVLVGMAKVEFGDHTRFVVKWAAATCLVILGAGILFGTI, encoded by the coding sequence GTGGGTCGTTCAAGGGCGAACGTTAGGTATCCACTCATGCTGACCATTCTCGGCTTCGCCATGATCGCGACCTTCCTGGTCCTGATCATGATGAAGAAGATGTCACCGATCGCGGCGCTCGTGCTGATCCCGGCCGCGTTCTGCGTCTTCGTCGGAAAGGGCGCGAAGCTCGGCGACTACGTCATCGACGGCGTCACCGGCCTCGCGCCCACCGCGGCCATGCTCATGTTCGCGATCGTCTACTTCGGGGTGATGATCGACGTCGGCCTGTTCGACCCGATCGTGCGGGGCATCCTCAGGTTCTGCAAGGCCGACCCGATGCGGATCGTCGTCGGCACGGCGGTCCTCGCCGCGATCGTCTCGCTCGACGGCGACGGCTCGACCACCTTCATGATCACGGTCTCGGCGATGTACCCGCTCTACAAGCGCCTGAAGATGAGCCTGGTCGTGATGACGGGTGTCGCCGCGATGGCCAACGGCGTGATGAACACGCTCCCTTGGGGCGGCCCGACCGCCCGCGCCGCCACCGCGCTCAAGGTCGACGCCGGCGATGTCTTCGTCCCGATGATCCCCGCCCTCGCCGTGGGCCTGGTGGCCGTCATCGGCCTGGCGTACGTCCTCGGTGTGCGCGAGCGCAGGCGCCTCGGGACGCTCGCCCTCGACGAGGTCCTGGTGACCGAGAAGGAGACCGAGACGGTCCTCGTGGGCGCCGGCGGCACCGGCACGCCCGACTCCCCGGCGCCCGGCGGCGGTTCGGGCACCACCACCGGCACCACCACCGACGGCACCGACGGCACCGACGGCGCCGACGACGAGCGCTTCGCCGCCCTCGACCCCGACCGGCCCACCCTGCGCCCCCGGCTCTACTGGTTCAACGCGCTGCTCACGGTCGCCCTGCTGACCGCCATGATCATGGAACTGCTGCCCATCCCGGTGCTGTTCCTGCTCGGCGCCGCGCTCGCGCTCTCCGTCAACTTCCCGCACATCCCGGACCAGAAGGCCCGGCTGGCCGCCCACGCCGACAACGTCCTCAACGTCTCCGGCATGGTCTTCGCCGCCGCCGTCTTCACCGGTGTCCTGCAGGGCACCGGCATGGTCGACCACATGGCCACCTGGATGGTGGACGTCATCCCCGAGGCCATGGGCCCGCACATGGCGCTGGTCACCGGGGTGCTGAGCCTGCCGCTCACCTACTTCATGTCCAACGACGGCTTCTACTTCGGTGTCCTGCCCGTCCTCGCCGAGGCCGGGGCCGCCCACGGCGTCACCCCGCTGGAGATGGCCCGCGCATCCCTGGTCGGCCAGCCGCTGCACATGTCCAGCCCGCTCGTCCCGGCCGTCTACGTGCTCGTCGGCATGGCCAAGGTCGAGTTCGGCGACCACACCCGGTTCGTGGTCAAGTGGGCCGCCGCGACCTGCCTGGTGATCCTGGGCGCGGGCATCCTGTTCGGCACCATCTGA
- a CDS encoding molybdopterin oxidoreductase family protein: MSRTALRICPLCEATCGLTLTIEGTEVTGARGDRDDVFSKGFICPKGAAFGAVDADPDRLRTPLVRRDGVLREATWEEAFDAVAAGLRPVVERDGPNAVGVVLGNPNVHTMAGALYPPVLIAGLRTRSLFTASTVDQMPKHVSSGLLYGDANAIPVPDLDRTDHLLLIGANPLESNGSLCTAPDFPGRLKALKARGGTLTVVDPRRTRTARLADRHIAVRPGTDALLLAAIAHTLFAEGLADPGELTTHLQGLDELRDALRDFTPEAVAEACDVDAGTIRTLARELAAAPTAAVYGRIGSCTVPHGTLASWLVDVCTTLTGNLDRPGGALFPQAATDRTPRPAGPGHGFALGRWRSRVSGHPEAKGELPLSALAEEIDTATDEGTPVRALIAVAANPVLSAPDGDRLDKALDSLEFMVSVDPYLNETSRHAHVVLPPPPPSQSPHHDFAFNTLAVRNQVRYTRPAVPLEPGRMAETEIMARLVLAATGLHGTDPSAVDDMVIGQTLGKAVTEPHSPVHGRDPQELAAQLTGVSGPERRLDMMLRLGPYGDGFGARPDGLTLDRLLAHPHGIDLGPLASRLPQPLKTVSGKVELLPGPIAGDLPRLRAALRERPDGLVLVGRRHLRSNNSWMHNVPALTGGSNRCTLHIHPDDAGRLGVRDGAPVRLKGAGGEVTAPAEVTDAVRPGVVSLPHGWGHDRPGTRLGHASADPGVNVNQLLDGRALDPLSGNAVLNGVPVEVSPVAETISTLT; this comes from the coding sequence GTGTCCCGCACCGCACTGCGCATCTGCCCCCTGTGCGAGGCCACCTGCGGCCTGACGCTCACCATCGAGGGGACCGAGGTCACCGGCGCCCGCGGCGACCGCGACGACGTCTTCAGCAAGGGGTTCATCTGCCCCAAGGGCGCCGCCTTCGGCGCCGTCGACGCGGACCCCGACCGGCTGCGCACCCCGCTCGTGCGCCGGGACGGCGTCCTGCGCGAGGCCACCTGGGAGGAGGCCTTCGACGCCGTCGCCGCCGGACTGCGCCCGGTCGTCGAGCGGGACGGCCCGAACGCGGTCGGCGTGGTGCTCGGCAACCCCAACGTGCACACCATGGCCGGCGCCCTCTACCCGCCGGTCCTCATCGCCGGCCTGCGCACCCGCAGCCTCTTCACCGCCTCCACGGTCGACCAGATGCCCAAGCACGTCTCCAGCGGCCTCCTCTACGGCGACGCCAACGCGATCCCCGTACCCGACCTCGACCGCACCGACCATCTGCTGCTGATCGGGGCCAACCCGCTGGAGTCCAACGGCAGTCTGTGCACCGCCCCCGACTTCCCCGGCCGGCTGAAGGCGCTCAAGGCGCGCGGCGGCACCCTCACCGTCGTCGACCCGCGCCGCACCCGCACCGCCCGGCTCGCCGACCGGCACATCGCCGTCCGCCCCGGGACGGACGCGCTGCTCCTCGCGGCCATCGCGCACACCCTGTTCGCGGAGGGGCTCGCCGACCCGGGCGAGCTGACCACCCACCTCCAGGGCCTCGACGAACTCCGGGACGCGCTGCGGGACTTCACCCCGGAGGCCGTCGCCGAGGCGTGCGACGTCGACGCCGGCACCATCCGCACCCTCGCCCGCGAGCTCGCGGCCGCCCCCACCGCCGCCGTCTACGGGCGCATCGGCAGCTGCACCGTCCCGCACGGCACCCTCGCCAGCTGGCTCGTGGACGTCTGCACCACCCTCACCGGCAACCTCGACCGCCCCGGCGGCGCCCTCTTCCCACAGGCCGCCACCGACCGCACGCCCCGCCCGGCCGGCCCCGGCCACGGCTTCGCTCTCGGACGCTGGCGCTCCCGGGTGAGCGGCCACCCCGAGGCCAAGGGCGAACTGCCGCTCTCCGCGCTCGCCGAGGAGATCGACACCGCCACCGACGAGGGCACGCCCGTCCGCGCCCTGATCGCCGTCGCCGCCAACCCGGTGCTGTCCGCACCCGACGGCGACCGCCTCGACAAGGCGCTGGACTCCCTCGAGTTCATGGTCAGCGTCGACCCCTACCTCAACGAGACCTCGCGGCACGCCCATGTCGTCCTGCCGCCGCCCCCGCCGTCGCAGAGCCCGCACCACGACTTCGCGTTCAACACCCTCGCCGTGCGCAACCAGGTCCGCTACACCCGGCCCGCGGTCCCGCTGGAGCCCGGACGCATGGCCGAGACCGAGATCATGGCCCGGCTCGTCCTGGCCGCGACCGGCCTGCACGGCACCGACCCGTCCGCCGTGGACGACATGGTCATCGGGCAGACTCTCGGCAAGGCCGTCACCGAACCGCACTCCCCGGTCCACGGCCGCGACCCGCAGGAACTCGCCGCGCAGCTCACGGGCGTCAGCGGCCCCGAGCGGCGCCTCGACATGATGCTGCGCCTCGGCCCCTACGGCGACGGCTTCGGCGCCCGCCCCGACGGGCTCACCCTCGACCGGCTCCTCGCGCATCCGCACGGCATCGACCTCGGCCCCCTCGCCTCCCGGCTGCCGCAGCCGCTGAAGACCGTCAGCGGCAAGGTGGAGCTGCTGCCCGGCCCCATCGCGGGCGACCTGCCGCGGCTGCGGGCCGCGCTGCGCGAGCGCCCCGACGGACTCGTCCTCGTCGGCCGCCGGCATCTGCGCTCCAACAACAGCTGGATGCACAACGTCCCCGCCCTCACCGGCGGTTCCAACCGCTGCACCCTGCACATCCACCCCGACGACGCCGGCCGGCTCGGCGTCCGCGACGGGGCGCCCGTCCGGCTGAAGGGCGCCGGGGGAGAGGTGACCGCGCCCGCCGAGGTCACCGACGCCGTGCGCCCCGGCGTGGTGAGCCTGCCGCACGGCTGGGGCCACGACCGTCCCGGCACCCGGCTCGGCCACGCCTCCGCCGACCCCGGAGTCAACGTCAACCAGCTCCTCGACGGCCGCGCACTCGACCCGCTGTCCGGCAACGCCGTGCTCAACGGCGTGCCCGTCGAGGTGTCACCGGTGGCCGAAACGATCAGCACGCTGACCTGA
- a CDS encoding TetR/AcrR family transcriptional regulator: MPHPASLRRAPVQRRSAERLTRILDACADLLDEVGYDELSTRAVAQRAGVPIGSVYRFFGNKRQMADALAQRNLERFSDRVTERLKEAGGGGWRAALEALLGEYVAMKRTAPGFSLVDFGNQIPVGTRGEPNRRVADRLTELLAGHLGLEPDDDLRRTFLVAVETADTLVHLAFRMAPDGDERILGEARELLEAYLCRVLD; encoded by the coding sequence GTGCCTCATCCCGCATCCCTCCGCCGGGCGCCCGTGCAGCGGCGCAGCGCCGAACGGCTGACCAGGATCCTGGACGCCTGTGCCGACCTCCTCGACGAGGTCGGCTACGACGAGCTGAGCACCCGGGCCGTCGCCCAGCGCGCGGGCGTGCCCATCGGCTCGGTCTACCGGTTCTTCGGGAACAAGCGCCAGATGGCCGACGCCCTGGCCCAGCGCAACCTCGAACGCTTCAGCGACCGCGTCACCGAGCGCCTGAAGGAGGCCGGTGGCGGAGGCTGGCGGGCGGCGCTCGAGGCCCTTCTGGGCGAGTACGTCGCCATGAAGCGCACCGCGCCCGGGTTCTCCCTCGTCGACTTCGGCAACCAGATCCCGGTCGGCACCCGGGGCGAACCCAACCGCCGTGTCGCCGACCGGCTCACCGAGCTGCTCGCCGGCCACCTCGGCCTCGAACCCGACGATGATCTGCGCCGCACCTTCCTCGTCGCCGTGGAGACCGCCGACACCCTGGTCCACCTCGCCTTCCGGATGGCGCCGGACGGCGACGAGCGGATCCTGGGGGAGGCGCGGGAGCTGCTGGAGGCGTATCTCTGCAGGGTGCTGGACTGA
- the hmgA gene encoding homogentisate 1,2-dioxygenase: MSGDARKTAEGLSYLSGFGNEHSSEAVPGALPEGRNSPQRAPLGLYAEQLSGSAFTEPRAHNRRSWLYRIRPSAQHPAFTRTGNGEIRTAPFTETVPDPNRLRWNPLPDPAPGTDFLAGLWTLGGNGDAAQRAGMAVHLYHANASMDRVFSDADGELLIVPERGGLLLRTEFGLLHVEPGHIALIPRGVRFRVELLDDSARGYVCENYGARFQLPDLGPIGANGLANARDFRAPVAAYEESEGPVEVVNKFCGNLWTATYDHSPLDVVAWHGNHVPYVYDLRRFNVIGTISYDHPDPSIFTVLTSPSDTPGLAGVDFVVFAPRWLVGEDTFRPPYFHRNVMSEYMGLVEGAYDAKAEGFVPGGGSLHNMMSAHGPDRETFDRASAAELKPQKIDDGLAFMFETRWPVTLTPQAAGAEHLQRRYDDVWDGLERHFSPLR, translated from the coding sequence ATGAGCGGGGACGCGCGGAAGACCGCCGAGGGCCTGTCGTATCTGTCCGGCTTCGGCAACGAACACAGCTCGGAGGCGGTGCCGGGCGCCCTCCCGGAGGGCCGCAACTCCCCGCAGCGCGCCCCGCTGGGCCTGTACGCGGAGCAGCTGAGCGGTTCGGCCTTCACCGAGCCGCGGGCGCACAACCGCCGCTCATGGCTCTACCGCATCCGCCCCTCGGCCCAGCACCCGGCGTTCACCCGCACCGGCAACGGCGAGATCCGCACGGCGCCCTTCACCGAGACGGTCCCGGACCCGAACCGGCTGCGCTGGAACCCCCTGCCCGACCCGGCGCCCGGCACCGACTTCCTGGCCGGACTGTGGACGCTCGGCGGCAACGGCGACGCCGCTCAGCGCGCCGGGATGGCCGTGCACCTGTACCACGCCAACGCCTCGATGGACCGGGTGTTCAGCGACGCCGACGGCGAGCTGCTGATCGTCCCGGAGCGCGGCGGGCTGCTGCTGCGCACCGAGTTCGGGCTGCTCCATGTGGAGCCGGGACATATCGCGCTGATCCCCCGTGGGGTGCGCTTCCGTGTGGAGCTGCTGGACGACTCCGCCCGGGGTTATGTGTGCGAGAACTATGGTGCGCGGTTCCAGCTGCCCGACCTCGGTCCGATCGGCGCCAACGGCCTGGCGAACGCCCGGGACTTCAGGGCGCCGGTGGCCGCGTACGAGGAGAGCGAGGGCCCGGTGGAGGTGGTCAACAAGTTCTGCGGGAACCTGTGGACCGCGACCTACGACCACTCCCCCCTCGACGTGGTCGCCTGGCACGGCAACCATGTGCCCTACGTCTACGATCTGCGCCGTTTCAATGTGATCGGCACCATCTCCTACGACCACCCCGATCCGTCGATCTTCACGGTGCTGACGTCCCCCTCGGACACCCCCGGTCTGGCCGGCGTCGACTTCGTGGTCTTCGCGCCGCGCTGGCTGGTGGGCGAGGACACCTTCCGGCCGCCGTACTTCCACCGGAACGTGATGAGCGAGTACATGGGCCTGGTCGAGGGCGCGTACGACGCGAAGGCGGAGGGCTTCGTGCCCGGCGGCGGCTCGCTGCACAACATGATGTCCGCGCACGGCCCGGACCGGGAGACGTTCGACCGCGCGAGCGCCGCCGAGCTGAAGCCGCAGAAGATCGACGACGGTCTCGCGTTCATGTTCGAGACCCGCTGGCCGGTGACCCTCACCCCCCAGGCGGCCGGCGCCGAGCACCTGCAGCGGCGGTACGACGACGTCTGGGACGGCCTGGAGCGTCACTTCAGTCCGTTGCGCTGA
- a CDS encoding GntR family transcriptional regulator: MTPFAPDSIVLNRKLPLWYQVSQSLRASILGRRPQDPLRLPTEEQLAEHYGVSVLTMRQALKELEDEGLITRHRRRGTFIEPDARRGAPVRLLGSVDAIVAQQSGMTAELLEHGPAPVPAEVAEHFPDLDEVAAYHRLRSDGATGEPTNHARNYVRPELASRIDPDDLLRWPMTKVLRDVVGADISRITDTVEARLADPETAKLLQVPLLSPILHYTGLTYDAGGRVLDAAVIHYRGDRFSFTVTLEAT, translated from the coding sequence GTGACCCCCTTCGCCCCGGACTCCATCGTCCTGAACCGCAAACTGCCGCTCTGGTACCAGGTGTCGCAGTCGCTGCGCGCCTCCATACTGGGCCGCCGGCCGCAGGACCCGTTGCGCCTGCCCACCGAGGAGCAGCTCGCGGAGCACTACGGCGTGAGCGTGCTGACGATGCGCCAGGCCCTCAAGGAGCTGGAGGACGAGGGCCTGATCACCCGGCACCGCCGGCGCGGCACCTTCATCGAGCCGGACGCTCGCCGGGGCGCCCCGGTGCGGCTGCTCGGCTCGGTGGACGCGATCGTGGCCCAGCAGTCCGGCATGACGGCCGAACTGCTGGAGCACGGACCGGCGCCGGTGCCCGCCGAGGTCGCCGAGCACTTCCCCGACCTCGACGAGGTGGCGGCGTACCACCGGCTGCGCAGCGACGGGGCGACGGGCGAACCGACCAACCACGCCCGCAACTACGTCCGTCCCGAGCTGGCCTCCCGCATCGACCCGGACGATCTGCTGCGCTGGCCGATGACGAAGGTGCTGCGGGACGTCGTCGGGGCGGACATCAGCCGGATCACGGACACCGTGGAGGCCCGGCTCGCCGACCCGGAGACGGCGAAGCTGCTCCAGGTCCCGCTGCTGAGCCCGATCCTGCACTACACCGGTCTGACCTACGACGCGGGCGGCCGGGTGCTGGACGCGGCCGTCATCCACTACCGGGGCGACCGCTTCTCCTTCACGGTGACCCTGGAGGCCACCTGA